The Pocillopora verrucosa isolate sample1 chromosome 2, ASM3666991v2, whole genome shotgun sequence genome has a segment encoding these proteins:
- the LOC136279015 gene encoding ATP-binding cassette subfamily C member 4-like codes for MVLTGQTLTPANVFMLLSFMGVLKFYGMLNITNGFIGTYDAYVSLGRIEDFLLLENLSEASEDDESKEDPQKARSTFTKTESRLLRKRSRKYEERFRAREATELGPTNLCVSNLTCTKKNREDEFILQDIKFVAPSKSLTVITGPVGSGKSTLLSAIAGEISNTSGMISYRGKVIYLPQTAWVFSGTIKENILFGQPFEESKYERIIDVCTLKEDFRRLPGGDQTVVGERGEILSGGQQARVSLARAVYADGDIYLLDDPLSAVDFKVGQHIFNKCIKDLLGDKIVLFASHQQQHMENADEVIVLYKGRVLDKGRFTELHEKGVIGSTVDPPYKAALRKDETNHLITVPGRIQKNTLMPKNARKYFLCPMKQGAWR; via the coding sequence ATGGTGCTTACGGGCCAGACTCTCACGCCCGCCAATGTTTTTATGCTTCTATCGTTTAtgggtgttttaaaattttatggcATGTTGAATATAACAAATGGTTTCATAGGAACATATGACGCTTACGTTTCGCTTGGAAGAATCGaagattttcttcttttagaaaACTTATCAGAAGCCTCGGAGGATGATGAAAGTAAAGAAGACCCACAAAAGGCCAGGAGTACCTTCACTAAAACAGAGTCACGGCTACTCAGAAAAAGAAGCCGAAAATATGAGGAACGTTTCCGTGCTCGTGAAGCAACGGAATTAGGGCCTACTAATCTATGTGTGTCTAATTTAACTTGCACAAAAAAGAATCGTGAAGATGAATTTATTCTCCAGGATATCAAGTTTGTTGCACCTTCGAAGAGTTTAACAGTTATCACCGGCCCAGTTGGAAGTGGTAAGTCTACTCTGCTTTCAGCTATCGCTGGTGAAATTTCCAACACGAGTGGCATGATTTCTTACCGAGGCAAGGTCATTTACTTGCCTCAGACTGCTTGGGTGTTCTCGGgaacgataaaagaaaacatccttttTGGCCAGCCCTTCGAGGAGTCCAAGTACGAAAGAATAATCGACGTCTGCACTCTGAAAGAAGACTTTCGGCGGTTACCTGGTGGTGACCAAACAGTAGTTGGAGAACGCGGCGAGATTCTGAGTGGAGGACAACAGGCGAGAGTAAGTTTAGCTCGTGCAGTTTATGCTGACGGAGATATTTATCTATTGGATGATCCACTGAGTGCTGTCGATTTTAAAGTTGGCCAACACATCTTTAACAAGTGCATCAAAGATCTACTAGGCGATAAAATCGTTCTGTTTGCCTCTCATCAGCAACAGCACATGGAAAATGCTGATGAAGTGATTGTGTTGTACAAAGGGCGTGTCCTCGACAAGGGACGCTTTACTGAGCTGCACGAAAAAGGTGTAATCGGCTCAACTGTTGACCCACCATATAAAGCAGCTCTGCGGAAAGACGAAACAAATCATCTGATAACTGTGCCTGggagaatacagaaaaacaCGTTGATGCcgaaaaatgcaagaaaatacTTCCTCTGTCCAATGAAGCAAGGAGCTTGGAGATAG
- the LOC131776050 gene encoding ATP-binding cassette sub-family C member 4 isoform X2, which produces MITGMVGFILLTQAIIVAPDLWLSFLARLNPEDQNNKTYLSVFACLVGACFIFTIVRAYGFFHVSLKCAERLHDKMVVAILQAPVLFFDSNPVGRILNRFSNDIGCVDDMLPKTILWAMQMLLLIFFQILITIATNVWLILVVVPICMLVVYLSNHYLKTARELKRLESISRSPVFAHFSETLIGLDTIRTRGRQTHFLDTLYRYIPRCHNQAYIMVMASARWLGMRLDCLASLLVGAVAVAAVLVSQDAAYAGLALVYVIQNLSMAQYAVRKTSEVENYMTSVERVMAYTKLDQEPGYEEEQTPPKDWPQRGSIVLRDVSLTYYPGGPQVLKNINLSIKGGAKIGVAGRTGAGKSSFVAALMRMPDADGKIIIDDVPIKDIGLQQARRGISILGQRPVLFSGSLRKNLDILDKFQDAELWQALEDVQLKDFVETFEAKLDHELLEHGANVSVGERQLICLARVLLQRSKIVVMDEPTAHVDPDTEQTIWNVVRDKLKESTVITIAHRLNTIKDCQKILVLENGKVKGFDKFDSVMNNA; this is translated from the exons ATGATAACTGGAATGGTTGGTTTTATTCTCCTTACTCAAG CCATCATAGTTGCTCCAGACTTGTGGCTCTCGTTTCTTGCAAGGCTAAACCCAGAGGATCAGAATAACAAGACTTATCTCTCTGTCTTCGCCTGTCTGGTTGGTGCGTGCTTTATATTTACTATCGTTCGGGCTTATGGATTCTTCCATGTTTCTCTAAAGTGCGCCGAGCGTCTTCACGATAAAATGgttgtggccattttacaaGCACCTGTCCTGTTCTTTGATTCAAATCCAGTGGGAAGAATCCTAAATCGCTTCTCCAATGATATTGGCTGCGTGGATGATATGCTACCTAAAACAATCCTGTGGGCAATGCAGATGCTCTTacttatattttttcaaattctcataacaatTGCCACAAATGTTTGGCTCATTCTTGTTGTTGTTCCCATTTGTATGCTAGTCGTTTATCTTTCCAATCATTACTTGAAGACTGCCAGAGAACTGAAGAGGTTGGAGTCTATATCCCGAAGCCCAGTGTTCGCTCACTTTTCGGAGACTCTGATAGGACTAGACACGATTCGTACAAGAGGAAGACAGACACATTTTTTAGACACACTTTACAGGTAT ATACCAAGATGTCATAATCAGGCGTACATTATGGTGATGGCCAGTGCTAGGTGGCTCGGTATGCGCTTGGATTGTCTCGCTTCCCTGTTAGTCGGTGCAGTTGCTGTGGCTGCAGTCTTGGTATCTCAAGATGCCG cttacgCTGGTCTCGCTCTTGTATATGTCATCCAAAATCTGAGCATGGCTCAATACGCTGTTAGAAAAACCTCTGAAGTGGAAAACTACATGACGTCAGTTGAGCGAGTTATGGCCTACACCAAACTTGATCAGGAGCCTGGATACGAGGAAGAACAAACACCCCCAAAAGACTGGCCTCAGAGAGGAAGTATTGTGTTGAGAGATGTATCATTGACGTACTATCCGGGGGGACCTCAAGTGCTGAAGAATATCAATCTTAGCATCAAAGGAGGAGCAAAGATCGGCGTTGCCGGCCGGACAGGAGCTGGGAAGTCATCTTTCGTAGCAGCTCTTATGCGCATGCCTGATGCTGACGGAAAGATAATCATCGACGATGTTCCAATTAAAGACATAGGCCTCCAACAAGCCCGACGAGGTATCTCGATTCTTGGCCAAAGGCCCGTTCTTTTTAGCGGATCATTGAGAAAAAATCTCGACATTTTAGACAAGTTTCAAGACGCTGAATTGTGGCAAGCTTTAGAGGatgtgcaactgaaagattttgtcgAGACATTTGAGGCCAAGCTTGATCACGAACTGCTGGAACATGGCGCTAATGTGAGTGTCGGCGAGCGGCAGTTAATTTGCTTGGCTCGTGTGCTGCTACAGCGAAGTAAAATCGTCGTCATGGACGAGCCAACTGCGCATGTAGACCCAGACACAGAGCAGACGATCTGGAATGTAGTGCGGGACAAACTGAAGGAATCCACTGTCATTACTATTGCTCACCGTTTGAACACGATAAAAGACTGCCAGAAGATTTTGGTCttagaaaatggaaaagttaaaggatttgacaaatttgattcAGTAATGAATAATGCGTAG
- the LOC131776050 gene encoding ATP-binding cassette sub-family C member 4 isoform X1, whose product MVMASARWLGMRLDCLASLLVGAVAVAAVLVSQDAAYAGLALVYVIQNLSMAQYAVRKTSEVENYMTSVERVMAYTKLDQEPGYEEEQTPPKDWPQRGSIVLRDVSLTYYPGGPQVLKNINLSIKGGAKIGVAGRTGAGKSSFVAALMRMPDADGKIIIDDVPIKDIGLQQARRGISILGQRPVLFSGSLRKNLDILDKFQDAELWQALEDVQLKDFVETFEAKLDHELLEHGANVSVGERQLICLARVLLQRSKIVVMDEPTAHVDPDTEQTIWNVVRDKLKESTVITIAHRLNTIKDCQKILVLENGKVKGFDKFDSVMNNA is encoded by the exons ATGGTGATGGCCAGTGCTAGGTGGCTCGGTATGCGCTTGGATTGTCTCGCTTCCCTGTTAGTCGGTGCAGTTGCTGTGGCTGCAGTCTTGGTATCTCAAGATGCCG cttacgCTGGTCTCGCTCTTGTATATGTCATCCAAAATCTGAGCATGGCTCAATACGCTGTTAGAAAAACCTCTGAAGTGGAAAACTACATGACGTCAGTTGAGCGAGTTATGGCCTACACCAAACTTGATCAGGAGCCTGGATACGAGGAAGAACAAACACCCCCAAAAGACTGGCCTCAGAGAGGAAGTATTGTGTTGAGAGATGTATCATTGACGTACTATCCGGGGGGACCTCAAGTGCTGAAGAATATCAATCTTAGCATCAAAGGAGGAGCAAAGATCGGCGTTGCCGGCCGGACAGGAGCTGGGAAGTCATCTTTCGTAGCAGCTCTTATGCGCATGCCTGATGCTGACGGAAAGATAATCATCGACGATGTTCCAATTAAAGACATAGGCCTCCAACAAGCCCGACGAGGTATCTCGATTCTTGGCCAAAGGCCCGTTCTTTTTAGCGGATCATTGAGAAAAAATCTCGACATTTTAGACAAGTTTCAAGACGCTGAATTGTGGCAAGCTTTAGAGGatgtgcaactgaaagattttgtcgAGACATTTGAGGCCAAGCTTGATCACGAACTGCTGGAACATGGCGCTAATGTGAGTGTCGGCGAGCGGCAGTTAATTTGCTTGGCTCGTGTGCTGCTACAGCGAAGTAAAATCGTCGTCATGGACGAGCCAACTGCGCATGTAGACCCAGACACAGAGCAGACGATCTGGAATGTAGTGCGGGACAAACTGAAGGAATCCACTGTCATTACTATTGCTCACCGTTTGAACACGATAAAAGACTGCCAGAAGATTTTGGTCttagaaaatggaaaagttaaaggatttgacaaatttgattcAGTAATGAATAATGCGTAG